GATCCAGATGTGGTGTCCTGCTGAGCGGACCCCCCGGATGCGGAACCCCTCAGGTCCCGCCCGGCCCGCTCGCTCTCGATGAGCTCGTTCAGCCAGCGCACTTCGCGCTCCACGGATTCCATTCCGTGGCGCTGGAGCTCAAGCGTGTAGTCGTCGAGGCGCTCCCTGGTGCGCGTCAGGGAGGCGCGCATCTTCTCCAGGCGCTCCTCCAGGCGACTGCGCCGGCCCTCCAGCACGCGCATGCGCACATCGCGCGACGTCTGCCCGAAGAAGGCGAAACGTGCGGCGAAGTGCTCGTCCTCGTACGCGTCGGGGCCGGTCTGGGAGAGCAGCTCCTCGAAGTGTTCCTTACCTTCCGCCGTCAACCGGTAGACGATCTTCGCGCGGCGTCCGGCGAGGGGAGCGGCCAGTGCGTCCTCGTGGGTACTTCCCGGTTCCTCGATCAACCAGCCGTTGGCGAGCAGCGTCTTGAGGCAGGGGTACAGGGTTCCGTAACTGAAGGCCCGGAACACACCCAGGGACGTGTTGAGCCGTTTGCGCAGCTCGTAGCCGTGCATCGGGGACTCGCGCAGCAGGCCGAGTACGGCGAACTCAAGGATGCCGGAACGCCGGCTCATGATCGCCCCCCTTCGGTCCACCGCGTCTTTATCTCGTGCTGATGTATCGACTCGATACATCCAGACGATAGAACGGCCTTCCGTACGGGACAAGGGGGGAGGTGGTGAACGGGATCACATCACTGATTCGTAGGAGGCAAGTTGCCTGTTTTGGGGTGAACTTCGGGGCTCGGCGGGTTTTGGCGGTGCGTAGTCTGTGCGGCATGCACACCACCGGGAACCACGTGCCACGCGGGGACGTCCTCGTTCGTGGCGCGGTACGGGTGAATGCGGGACCGACCGCATCCGTACTTCGGGGGGACCGGAAACCAGCCGCCGTTTCCAGGCGCGCACGGGTGCGCCTGCCCGAGGAGTAACCGTTCGATGAGCGAGCACCGTCGCAAACCGCCGCAGCCGCAGGAGGGCGGACGTGCCGCGGCCCGACGCGGCCAGTCCGGTCCGCCCCCCGGCCGCCGTGCGGCACCGCGAGGCGCCACCGGGTCCTCCGCCGACTCCTACGGGTCGGCGTCCCCCGGACCGGACTCCTACGGCCCGGGAGGTGAAGAGCGTCCCTACGGCGGCCGCGCCGAGGCCCGCCGCGCGGCACAGCGGGGCGGCGGCCGGCGCAAGGCGGCCGACCCGGCGCGGCGCGGCGGCCCGAACGGCTCCGGACGGGGCAGGGGTCGACCGGGTCCTCCCGCGAAGAAGCGGATCATCGACTACCCGCGTGCGGACAAGTACGGCTG
This is a stretch of genomic DNA from Streptomyces sp. TG1A-8. It encodes these proteins:
- a CDS encoding PadR family transcriptional regulator encodes the protein MSRRSGILEFAVLGLLRESPMHGYELRKRLNTSLGVFRAFSYGTLYPCLKTLLANGWLIEEPGSTHEDALAAPLAGRRAKIVYRLTAEGKEHFEELLSQTGPDAYEDEHFAARFAFFGQTSRDVRMRVLEGRRSRLEERLEKMRASLTRTRERLDDYTLELQRHGMESVEREVRWLNELIESERAGRDLRGSASGGSAQQDTTSGSTGGLPRAGDISGTDTPGDTAT